In the genome of Nitrospira japonica, one region contains:
- a CDS encoding MBL fold metallo-hydrolase — MKFGAFELYPVSDGRFRLDGGAMFGVVPKVLWDKCCHADELNRIPLSLTCLLIRAHGKNILLDTGLGSKEDDKFHRMFAIERTPTLLDSLKRWGVEPEDVDLVINTHLHFDHAGGNSRRRANGTLSPTFPKARYVIQRGEYDDASRANERTKASYRLANFAPIAEAHQWEFLDGDTEVVPGVTALVTAGHTRCHQGIKIESEGHAAFYLGDLIPTVSHLPLPYIMGYDLFPVQTLETKRWVLDRAFEEHWLLLFEHDPLIQAGHVKRDLEGKYFLQEVNAWP, encoded by the coding sequence AGGTCCTGTGGGACAAGTGTTGCCATGCCGATGAACTGAACCGCATTCCCCTGAGCCTCACCTGCCTGCTGATCCGGGCGCATGGGAAGAACATCCTCCTGGACACAGGGTTGGGCTCCAAGGAGGACGATAAATTCCATCGCATGTTTGCGATCGAACGAACGCCGACGTTGCTGGACTCCCTCAAACGCTGGGGCGTGGAGCCGGAGGACGTCGATCTGGTGATCAACACCCACCTGCATTTCGACCATGCGGGTGGAAACAGCAGGAGACGGGCGAACGGGACCCTGTCCCCCACGTTTCCGAAGGCCCGATATGTCATCCAACGCGGCGAGTATGACGATGCCTCCCGCGCCAACGAGCGTACCAAAGCCAGCTACCGGCTTGCGAACTTTGCACCGATCGCCGAGGCGCATCAGTGGGAATTTCTGGACGGCGACACGGAAGTCGTCCCGGGCGTGACTGCCCTCGTCACGGCCGGCCATACGCGCTGCCACCAAGGGATCAAGATCGAGTCTGAGGGTCATGCCGCGTTCTATCTCGGCGACCTCATTCCGACGGTGTCGCATCTGCCGCTGCCATACATCATGGGGTACGACCTGTTCCCCGTTCAAACGCTCGAAACCAAACGTTGGGTATTGGACCGGGCTTTCGAGGAACACTGGCTCCTGCTCTTCGAACATGATCCGCTGATCCAAGCCGGTCACGTCAAGAGAGATCTCGAGGGCAAATACTTCCTCCAAGAGGTGAACGCATGGCCGTAA